A single genomic interval of Gopherus evgoodei ecotype Sinaloan lineage chromosome 11, rGopEvg1_v1.p, whole genome shotgun sequence harbors:
- the HOXD13 gene encoding LOW QUALITY PROTEIN: homeobox protein Hox-D13 (The sequence of the model RefSeq protein was modified relative to this genomic sequence to represent the inferred CDS: inserted 1 base in 1 codon) yields the protein MCKAMSKAXEMEGLRGDGGGGASSQCRNFLSSPVFGAAHSGRSAAAQGFAYAGGPERSGSAARSDPPSKECPGSAAPPAGPALGYGYHFGNGYYSCRMSHGVGIQQNALKSSPHASIGGFPVEKYMDVSSLASTSVPANEVSSRAKEVSFYQGYTNPYQHVPGYIDMVSTFGSGEPRHETYISMEGYQSWTLANGWNSQVYCSKDQAQSSHFWKSSFPGDVALNQPDMCVYRRGRKKRVPYTKLQLKELENEYAINKFINKDKRRRISAATNLSERQVTIWFQNRRVKDKKIVSKLKDNVS from the exons ATGTGCAAGGCCATGAGCAAAG GCGAGATGGAAGGATTAAGAGGAGACGGGGGAGGCGGCGCCTCCAGCCAGTGCCGCAATTTTCTCTCGTCGCCCGTGTTCGGGGCGGCTCACTCGGGCCGCTCGGCGGCCGCCCAGGGGTTCGCGTACGCAGGGGGCCCGGAGCGCTCGGGGTCCGCGGCCCGCTCCGATCCGCCCTCCAAAGAGTGCCCAGGCTCCGCCGCTCCGCCGGCAGGCCCGGCGCTGGGCTACGGCTATCACTTTGGCAATGGATATTACAGCTGTCGGATGTCCCACGGGGTCGGGATTCAGCAGAACGCCCTGAAGTCTTCCCCCCATGCCTCCATTGGCGGCTTTCCCGTGGAAAAGTATATGGACGTCTCCAGTTTGGCCAGCACAAGCGTCCCCGCCAATGAAGTCTCCTCCCGGGCCAAGGAAGTGTCCTTTTACCAGGGCTATACCAACCCTTACCAACACGTTCCTGGGTACATAGACATGGTCTCCACGTTCGGCTCTGGGGAGCCGAGGCACGAAACATACATCTCAATGGAGGGCTATCAGTCTTGGACTCTGGCTAATGGCTGGAACAGTCAGGTTTACTGTTCTAAAGACCAGGCCCAGAGCTCACATTTTTGGAAATCGTCCTTTCCAG GGGACGTTGCACTAAACCAACCAGATATGTGTGTCTACAGACGTGGAAGAAAGAAGCGAGTGCCATATACCAAACTGCAACTTAAAGAACTCGAGAATGAATATGCCATTAACAAGTTCATTAACAAGGACAAGAGGCGAAGGATTTCCGCAGCCACAAACCTGTCTGAGAGACAAGTTACCATTTGGTTTCAGAATAGAAGGGTGAAGGATAAGAAAATAGTCTCAAAGCTGAAGGACAATGTATCTTGA